The following are encoded together in the Ranitomeya imitator isolate aRanImi1 chromosome 4, aRanImi1.pri, whole genome shotgun sequence genome:
- the LOC138674656 gene encoding olfactory receptor 1G1-like: MRTIFPNCTTRGEFHLVGFSNYPELRLAFFLGICFMYLLCILGNLIIVFIVCLASKLHTPMYFFLCNLSILDMIYVSVISPKLLAIMISQDTTILNSQCFLQLFLYVFCVGTEFFLLTSMAYDRYVAICVPLRYILLMNKWICSILTFVSWNLGAINALVHTLLISKLSFSDSMEINHIFCHMMSILKLSCVDSTHIQLLITVSGTTLGFICMILIFTSYSHIISSILKIKTSSGRHKAFSRCSSHITIVLLFCLSSLGLNVKAESEQSQEQDKLLTMICVALVPMLNPLVYSLRNNDVITALRNII; this comes from the coding sequence ATGAGGACAATTTTCCCGAATTGTACAACCCGCGGAGAATTTCACTTGGTGGGTTTTTCTAACTATCCTGAGCTTCGTCTTGCATTTTTTCTTGGGATCTGCTTCATGTATTTGCTCTGCATATTGGGAAACCTTATAATTGTTTTCATTGTATGCCTGGCTTCCAAACTCCATACTCCAATGTATTTCTTCCTGTGCAACCTGTCGATACTGGACATGATATACGTCTCTGTCATCTCACCGAAACTGTTAGCCATTATGATATCTCAGGACACCACCATTTTGAATTCTCAATGCTTTCTTCAATTATTTCTGTATGTCTTCTGTGTTGGGACTGAGTTCTTCTTATTGACGTCTATGGCTTATGACAGATATGTGGCGATTTGTGTTCCGCTGCGTTACATCCTTCTTATGAATAAGTGGATATGCTCCATATTAACCTTTGTATCTTGGAATTTGGGTGCCATAAATGCTTTGGTGCACACCTTACTAATATCAAAGCTGTCATTCTCTGATTCCATGGAGATCAATCATATATTCTGCCATATGATGTCAATCTTGAAACTTTCTTGTGTTGACAGCACACATATTCAACTTTTAATAACCGTGAGTGGAACGACTTTGGGATTTATTTGCATGATACTCATTTTTACCTCCTATAGTCATATCATATCTTCTATACTAAAGATCAAAACATCATCTGGAAGGCACAAGGCCTTCTCAAGATGCTCGTCTCATATTACAATTGTGCTCTTATTTTGCTTGTCATCTCTCGGCCTGAATGTGAAAGCAGAATCTGAACAGTCCCAAGAACAGGACAAGTTGCTGACCATGATCTGCGTTGCCTTAGTTCCAATGTTGAACCCGCTGGTATACAGCTTGAGGAATAACGATGTTATAACAGCTCTACGAAACATCATTTAA